The Miscanthus floridulus cultivar M001 chromosome 17, ASM1932011v1, whole genome shotgun sequence genome has a window encoding:
- the LOC136516565 gene encoding strigolactone esterase D14-like gives MNARVLGNDDGETVVLAHGYGGTRFVWDDVVAALAARFRVVVFDWSFSGAAAAAGAGGGERYCSSYYALADELVALMDELGVRRAAFVGHSMAGMIGCIASVARRDLFSHLVLVGASPRYINEDGYEGGFERGDVDAMLAAVDADFAAWAPRFAEAVVGADHPAAVAMFAKQLGAMRPDAALCVLRAVLTSDFRGVLPDVAARCTIVHCTHDAVAPLAVARYMQRALAGCGGGGGADTVVIESSGHFPQLTAPKEFVKVLEAILLDN, from the exons ATGAACGCGAGGGTGTTGGGCAACGACGACGGGGAGACGGTGGTGCTGGCGCACGGGTACGGCGGCACCCGCTTCGTCTGGGACGACGTCGTGGCGGCGCTGGCGGCGAGGTTCCGCGTCGTCGTCTTCGACTGGAGCTTCTccggcgccgctgccgccgctggcGCTGGCGGTGGCGAGCGATACTGCTCTTCGTACTACGCGCTCGCGGACGAGCTCGTGGCGCTCATGGACGAGCTGGGGGTGCGCCGGGCGGCGTTCGTGGGCCACTCCATGGCCGGCATGATTGGATGCATTGCGTCCGTCGCGCGCCGGGACCTCTTCAGCCACCTCGTGCTCGTCGGAGCGTCGCCGAG GTACATCAACGAGGATGGCTACGAGGGCGGCTTCGAGCGCGGGGATGTGGACGCGATGCTCGCCGCCGTCGACGCGGACTTCGCGGCGTGGGCGCCGCGCTTCGCCGAGGCCGTCGTCGGCGCGGACCACCCGGCCGCCGTCGCCATGTTCGCCAAGCAGCTCGGGGCGATGCGCCCGGACGCCGCGCTCTGCGTCCTGCGCGCCGTGCTCACATCCGACTTCCGAGGCGTGCTCCCGGACGTCGCGGCGCGCTGCACCATCGTGCACTGCACCCACGACGCCGTGGCGCCGCTCGCCGTCGCGCGGTACATGCAGCGCGCCCTGGcagggtgcggcggcggcggcggggcggacaCGGTGGTCATCGAGTCCTCCGGCCACTTCCCTCAGCTCACCGCGCCTAAGGAGTTCGTCAAGGTTCTGGAGGCCATCCTGCTCGACAACTGA